The Antechinus flavipes isolate AdamAnt ecotype Samford, QLD, Australia chromosome 4, AdamAnt_v2, whole genome shotgun sequence genomic interval TTCTGGAGCCAAGGGCCAGCCAGCATGCCCAGGCTGTGGGGCAGCCTAGTCTTTTCCTAAGGAACTATGAGCTCTTTGTCTAAAATCTAAGTCTGCCTGAGAACAGGCCAGGGATCTTGTTCCCCCAGCAACCCCAGGGCTTATTGGGACGCAATAATTCTTACTTAAAAAGCTAATGGCAGCAGAATTTGGGGGAGATCTCTCAATTCCTCCCAAATATGTCTGTTTAAAGAAGCCTAGAGAGAAGTCATGTCCAGGAAGGTGGGCTCCCCCCATGCCCAATGTCCACAAATTTGGGAGTCTATCTCTTCAGCAGATGTAATGAAATGCTTTCCTTAGTTTTCTATTCTAAGAGTCTAAGATGATACAGTGGGGAAGATGTTCTGTCACTTAGTATACCTATGGCCTTGGAcaaattaattcctttttctgagcctcagtttcctcagctgtaaaatgaagggatgcaatgactctatggtcccttccagctgATCCACTGTTACTTTTCTCCTGCTCAGAGTTGTCAGTGTTTAATAGGTATGGAGATAATCCTTGAAATGTTAGTAGCGAGGCTATAATCTCTATTCTGAGGGACCTTCCGGTTTGATAGGGAACAGGTAGGGCTGGGTGTGTTTGAAAATTGAGCATCCATTTCTAGGAATTTGATTCTCCACCTCCCCAATCGTGGAGTAGGCACCTGACTGGGACGAACGAGATCATGGTTTAACTACACTGGGTGTGCTTGATAGCCATTTTCCTCACCTACAGACCTTCCTGAAAGGTGAAATGCCTTCTCTCCCCACCAAGCTCTCCTCCAATCCAATGTTTTCATCCAATCAGTGTGGTTAGCATGGTGGCAGTGAGCCGTGGAGCGCCATGGGTGATCTAGGCATGGGGCCTAGCAGATCAGATGCCAGCATTCGGTGCCCTCTGGAGAGAAAATGACATTCCCAGATCATCCCTGCCAGACAGGTATCTTGGCAAGAGATGGATGAATTGAAAAAGGGGTGATGTCAGAAGGCTCTCTGGCAGTAACCACCTGAAAGAGCCTGGGAATAGTCAGAGGATCATAAAGTTAGAGCTGTaagagataatctagtccaaccccttcgcttacagatgaagaaaatgagtcccagagaagtgaaatcgcttgtccaagatcacacaagtagtaaggaagaaacaggatttgaactcacattccCTTTGCATTTTTCTACATTCCCTGTTCCTTTCCTTTGGGTCCCAATGGCCCCCTTTACTAGACACTGTAGAGGAGagaggattatattcagtttgtaTTCTATGTCCCCATCATTTGCACTGGAAAGCCAAGCCCCAAACTCGACAGCCAGTGTCCTAAACCTGGAGCCATTCTGTTGGTTCACTATTGATCCACCTTTCCCTCTGTTACTCCACAAGCTGCCAATCAAAGGAATTTTCTTATCAGCAGCACCTTGTGAATTTCCTGGAAGAGGCATCAGGATAGGAGCCCCCAATCTGCTAATGGTATCTAGGCTTTCTGCTAGAAAGCCAGATAACGGTCCAAAGGAGGAAGGCACTCTGTGCCCTTTTAGACACTTCAAGTCACTTCAAAGTATCCCTAGGCATCTAGGAAAAAATCAGAAGACTTTGAAGCCTTGAAGAAAGTTTCATGGGACATGTGTCATTGTCCAGGGAAGCTCCGAAATGCTCACACTTGACCCAATATAACCTGCAAGGTCCTAAAGGCTCCAAAGGCACCCAAGGCTTCCAAGTCCATTTTCAAGGTCCTTCCCAGCCTAAAAGAATCATACTCTGGGACCATCAGGAGAAGAGCTTGGTCTCCTAATTTACCCTCTTAGGTGGTCAACACTCTGTGTGCCCTTTGAGTCTGTATCCCCCAATAGAGAAGCCTATATGGAATTACTGGGATAAAATTCAGATAAAAGCAGGAAGCAAAGGGCCACAGATCATTAAATTAACTCAAAGATTAACTAGTCCATCTGTTTAttcttgcagatgaggaaaccagggtTCAGGGATAAGCAAGGTCTGAGATCCCACAGCAGCCAGATCCTGGTAGAACTGAAATTCAGCTCCTGCCCTTGGGGAGTTTTCATTCTAAAAGGAATGTTTGATCTGGTCTGATGGTTTCCTCAGCTCCATGTTTTGctttctttggcttcctttaagtcccaattacaatcccatcttctacaggaaagtTTTCCCAACCTTTCTTAATTCTAATaccttccctctcttaattatttctcatttttcttatatatgacttattttttacatatttatttgcttgaTGTCTTTCCTTTTAGACTGTGAGGTCCTTGAGAACAGGGGCTGTCTTTGCCTCTTCTTGTATCCTCATTCCTTATTacaatatttggcacatagtggatacttaagaaatatttattgattaattgatgaaAGAGACCTGGTCTTTATCCTTAGGAAACCTCAGTCTGAGAAAGACGGCATAGTTCCTGCCTTTAGTATTCTTTCAATCTGGtgaagacagacacacagacagacatctGCCTGGTTACCTTGGATACAGACATCCTAAATGATCAACCATAGGACCAATAATAAAATATGCCATCAATTTCCTATCAGAGAGCTTATAGTGCAGAATGAGATACACTTTTTTGGATATGATTAATAtgggagtttgttttgtttgacaaCTTTACTTATTACAAGGGTTTGGggattttctcctctcctccctctgaaagaagaaaggattggggagggaaaggaaatgggTGTTTGTAAATTGAAAATTGTATCTCTAGAGCAAATATTATATACCAAGAATATGCACATTCAACTCActcttatcttctcttttctggaAGGTACCAGAGACAAAATGCAGTGGGTGCCCCTGCTGCTTTTGGCTGGGCTCTGCCCCATCTCCTGGGCCCAGTATGAAGATGACACTCATTGGTGGTTCCACTACCTTCGAAGCCAGCAGTCTACATATTACGATCCCTATGACCCTTATGAGCCCTATGAGCCCTATCCCTATGGAGTGGAAGAAGGTCCTGCCTATGCCTATGGCAGTCAGCCTCCCCCCGAACCCCGAGATTGCCCCCAAGAATGTGACTGCCCTCCCACCTTCCCCACAGCCATGTATTGTGACAACAGAAACCTCAAGTACCTGCCTTTTGTCCCTTCTCGGATGAAGTACGTCTATTTCCAGAACAACCAGATTTCAGCCATTCAGGAAGCCGTCTTTGACAACGCCACTGGACTACTCTGGATTGCTCTCCATGGCAACCAGATCACCAGTGATAAGGTTGGCAAGAGAGTCTTCTCCAAGCTGAAGCACCTGGAGAGACTGTACCTGGACCACAACAACCTGACCCGGATGCCCGGTCCCCTGCCCAGATCCCTGAGGGAACTCCATCTCGACCACAACCAAATCTCCCGAGTGCCCAACAATGCTCTGGAGGGACTGGAGAACCTGACTGCCCTGTACCTTCAGCACAATGAGATCCAAGAGGTGGGGAGTTCAATGCGGGGTCTCCGATCCCTAATCATGCTGGATCTGAGCTACAACCACCTCCGGAGGCTGCCGGACGGACTGCCTGCTGCCCTCGAACAGCTGTACCTGGAGCACAACAACGTCTACACTGTTCCAGACAGTTATTTCCGGGGGTCCCCCAAGTTGCTCTATGTGCGACTGTCTCACAACAGTCTTACCAACAACGGGTTGTCCACCAATACCTTCAATGCCAGTAGTCTCCTTGAGCTCGATCTCTCCTACAACCAGCTGCAGAAGATTCCACCCGTCAATACCAACCTGGAGAATCTCTATCTTCAAGGCAATCGGATCAATGGTGAGACTTGGGGATGAGAAATAGGGATGAGAGTTATGCTTTCTTGCCCAAGCTATAAATTTAGTGGCCCCCCATGGGACCGACCGGTCCTGGATCTATTGGATGTGGGCACTTTAGTTTGCTTCTCTTTGCAACAGACTAGTTCCCAGCAACAGCAGCACCAAGGACTCACCATACTTAGCGTGAGCACAGAATTGGCTTAACTCACTATAGCTCAGAAGCCCTGGCTCAAGGGATCCTCCCACCTCAGTTCCCCCATAGCAGGGCTGCAGGTATGTGTAAACACACTGGGTAGATGGTTGGCCTTTTAAAGAACTTTATAGAGCACTTGCCTTGTAGGCAACCCTAGCTGGAGAGCAGCAGGAAATTCGTCCTAGGAGGAAGAAGTAGCACAAGTTATAttagaaagaatactgggtttctatattacaaaaaaatagaaaattacttgTTAAACTTAGACTATACAGAGAATGTTACAGTCTTTAATgccataaaaaaaatcagatcaaaggggaaaaaacacaaggaaagaGTGGAgggaagcaaacaaacaaacaacaacaacaacaaaaggtgaaaatattattttacagccTTTTCTCTAGACCAGTAGTTATGGGTCAAAATTAATTGCCAATAAGGCAATGTTATAAGATACTGGAAGGTATCAGTGTTAGCAGTCTTTGGACCATAGCAAAATTCAAAACCTGTTGGACctaataatttgcatttatttgacTCTATCTCTTGTAACACCTTCATCTCACCTGGAGCCTCACCTTGAGGTTCTAAGTCCCTGATTTGTCACTCTTTAATCCTCcaaaatgggtttttttttaacttgttttgttttcccatcaGATAAACCCACATTTTTCATTTGCCACTTTAATGCAAAGTAATTATCTAGAAACTCTTTAATAAATTCAAAAACCCTTCAGATAGGCCTTTGTTCATTAAGAGCCTTTCCTGGTAGGGCAAATCCATTATGGACCCCTCCTAGCAACTGcttgaaatattaataaatatgtgtttctAATAGGTCAGACCCATTAAACACAAGAtggaatgatttctttttattgattacACAGGAATAAGGAgctctggatttaaatcctgactTCAACTTTTACTCAAGGAGTAGCCATAAGTAAAATTATCACATCTCAGAGCTTGTTTCCCTAGCTGTAAAACAGGGGACTATAATATATGCACTATCTACCTCACCAGACTATAAGGAAAcgaataatacaaataaataaaataaatacatacttGTATAGgactttaagatttccaaagcattttacatgtttTATCGTTTGATATAACATCTACCTCATATAACAAAGTGTGAGAGATATGATTcaatatgatgatatattataagatttatattatattatagtgacttgtccaagttcacacagtaaTTGTCTGAAGATTTTCacataaatcttcctgatttcatgtcCAGAATTCTCATCACTATGTCTAGTACACTttgtaaaaactttaaaatgggaGTAAATATCAATTATTGTTGTGAGCAAAGGCACAGTGAGTCTAGCCTTCTGCCCAAAGGGCAGGAGGCAAGTGAATCAACAAGCTTTCTCTTTCCTAAAAGCTTCTACATTCAGACCTAACTAAAATTAAAAGACCTAGCCTCCAGCCCTCATAGAACTTTCACTCTCAGACAACAAACAGCTGGTATGGACAATGAATGaaggcatttattttgtattgagATTACCCAGGGGCTCTTCAACTCACTTTCCTAATGAGGTCTCAAGGTTAGCATAAACCTAGCTCAAGCAAAAGCTTTTGAGATCTTAATCCTAGCTGGGAGGGACTGGACCAGCATTTAACCTCCTTCTTCTAACAGCAAAATTCTCTTCTCCCCTGGGAAAAGCAGAACTCATTAACGGCCCCAGGGCAAGGATTTTAACGACCTAAACTGTTACAAGAAAAGTGCTCAGAGAGAAatgcctttttctctttcttaggcTTGTCTCTTTTTGTGATTAAGCGGACTAGAGAAGACAGGGAATCCAAAAGGAGGGGAAGTCCACTCCCAAAAACATATCAGGGAGGTTGGTGATGGGGTGGCCATAAAATAATGAGCTTTAGAAAAAGTTTACAGTTTCACCATTGGCTTCCAGCCCAAGCTGGTTTTCTTGAAAACCATTTAGCTTCTCCTGGATCTTCTTGTCCCAAGGGAGTTTTTCTCTAAAAAGCTGTATTTTGCAAAAGGCTGGGCATACATGCATTCAGCTGGGCTGAGACACCATCTGATGGTAGGTACACAATTAAGGTTTAGTTGTTGCCTTAGAGCCAAACTAGTCCCTCTTGAAAGACCTAAAGGCTAACCTTACAGCAgagcttaattttctttcttcttctttttaaataatattttattcttcaaaatacatgaaaggatagttttcaacatttactttcgTAAAactttgtgtcccagtttttctccctctcttcctccctctcctttccccaaaacaataagcaatctgatataggttaaatgtgggcagttctctttaaaaaaaaaaaatcagatcaaaagggggaaaaacacaaggaaaGAGCGGAgggaagcaaacaaacaaacaacaaccacaacaaaaggtgaaaatattatacttgatccatattcaatctccatagttctctctctgaaatggatggcactttccatcatgtctactggaattgccttgaatcacctcattgttgaaaagagccaagtccatcacagttgat includes:
- the FMOD gene encoding fibromodulin yields the protein MQWVPLLLLAGLCPISWAQYEDDTHWWFHYLRSQQSTYYDPYDPYEPYEPYPYGVEEGPAYAYGSQPPPEPRDCPQECDCPPTFPTAMYCDNRNLKYLPFVPSRMKYVYFQNNQISAIQEAVFDNATGLLWIALHGNQITSDKVGKRVFSKLKHLERLYLDHNNLTRMPGPLPRSLRELHLDHNQISRVPNNALEGLENLTALYLQHNEIQEVGSSMRGLRSLIMLDLSYNHLRRLPDGLPAALEQLYLEHNNVYTVPDSYFRGSPKLLYVRLSHNSLTNNGLSTNTFNASSLLELDLSYNQLQKIPPVNTNLENLYLQGNRINEFSISSFCTVVDVMNFSKLQVLRLDGNEIQRSAVPVDAPLCLRLASLIEI